A genome region from Clostridium pasteurianum includes the following:
- a CDS encoding aminotransferase class V-fold PLP-dependent enzyme: protein MIYLDNAATTFPKPKEVYDEVLDCMKNYAANPGRGSYDMAIKASRKVTDTREEIAKLFNIPDLFDVIFTCSATEALNIGIKGFLKRKNHVITTCMEHNSVLRPVSYLKKKGVQCSIAAANKYGFVDEKEIEKFINPNTKMIVVNHVSNVTGSIQNIEAIGEIAYKRGIAFMVDASQSAGTLDIDVQKYHIDILALPGHKGLLGPQGTGVLYIRKGIKLAEFKSGGTGSNSFSVDQPEFLPDRFESGTLNTPGIAGLNAGIKFINEVGMSNIRKHEMELTEYLIDNLKSKDYIKLYGPPDMKNHGAVVSFNIDGIDSSDAAAFLNTKGIYVRNGYHCAPLVHKVIGTENKGTVRISPGYFNTIQDIEKLIQALIEINKGEI, encoded by the coding sequence ATGATATATCTTGATAATGCAGCAACGACATTTCCTAAACCTAAAGAGGTTTATGATGAGGTTTTAGATTGCATGAAAAATTATGCAGCAAATCCGGGGAGAGGCTCATATGATATGGCAATAAAGGCATCGCGTAAAGTTACAGATACAAGAGAAGAAATTGCTAAATTATTTAACATTCCGGATTTATTTGATGTGATATTTACTTGTAGTGCAACAGAAGCTTTAAATATAGGAATAAAAGGTTTTTTAAAAAGGAAAAATCATGTTATTACGACATGTATGGAACATAACTCTGTACTAAGACCTGTAAGTTATTTAAAGAAGAAGGGAGTACAGTGCAGTATCGCAGCAGCTAATAAATATGGATTTGTAGATGAAAAAGAGATAGAAAAGTTTATTAACCCAAATACAAAAATGATTGTAGTAAATCATGTATCAAATGTGACTGGAAGTATTCAAAATATAGAGGCAATAGGAGAAATTGCATATAAAAGAGGGATAGCATTTATGGTAGATGCATCTCAAAGTGCAGGTACTTTAGATATAGATGTTCAAAAATATCATATAGATATACTTGCTCTTCCAGGTCATAAGGGACTTTTAGGACCACAAGGTACGGGGGTACTTTATATAAGAAAGGGTATAAAACTTGCTGAATTCAAAAGTGGGGGAACTGGAAGTAATTCATTTTCAGTAGATCAACCTGAATTTTTACCTGATAGATTTGAAAGTGGTACTTTAAATACACCTGGAATTGCAGGATTAAATGCGGGAATAAAATTCATAAATGAAGTAGGTATGAGTAATATAAGAAAGCATGAGATGGAACTTACAGAATATCTAATAGATAATTTGAAAAGCAAGGATTATATTAAATTATATGGTCCTCCTGACATGAAAAATCATGGTGCTGTGGTTTCATTTAATATAGACGGAATTGATAGTTCAGATGCGGCAGCATTTCTAAATACAAAGGGTATCTATGTGAGAAATGGATATCATTGTGCTCCACTTGTCCATAAGGTTATAGGAACGGAAAATAAAGGTACAGTGAGAATTAGTCCAGGATATTTTAATACAATTCAAGATATTGAAAAGTTAATACAAGCACTAATTGAAATAAATAAAGGAGAGATATAA